A portion of the Archocentrus centrarchus isolate MPI-CPG fArcCen1 chromosome 19, fArcCen1, whole genome shotgun sequence genome contains these proteins:
- the aatkb gene encoding serine/threonine-protein kinase LMTK1 isoform X1, translated as MLALLMMMMSSGFFIPGFALSSHFSSDGAPLSELSWSSSLAVVAISFSGLFTFVFLMLACLCCKKGKIGFKEFKNVDGDEYHADMSTLASPASQGSPDVYILPLTEVSLPVAKQPARSVQLLKSTDLSRHSLLYLKEIGNGWFGKVLLGEVNVGLNTTQVVVKELKASASVQDQMHFLEEAQPFRALQHPALLQCLAQCTEVTPYLLVMEFCPLGDVKGYLRSCRTSETMTPEPLILQRMACDIASGLLHLHKHNFTHSDLALRNCLLTADVSVKIGDYGLAHTKYKDDYYVTSDQMYVPLRWIAPELVDEVHGNVLVADQTQQSNIWSLGVTIWELFELGNQPYRHYSDRQVLTYAVREQQLRLPKPLLKVPLAERWYEVMQFCWLQPDQRPTAEEVHLLLSYLCAKGASEAEEDFEKRWNSLRPNTGFSSQRGTSAMSQDHPSSTSSSFPLLELFSAGDGYQSESGDDILTVTETSHGLNFEYKWEQATADQSYRTPDTSSTLGQVNHHCQEAFYPPGGIVGGCPMESLSHGASPSYYQPKHLHAPGVLPVLSAHSPSVNSEYYIRIEEPVDCNIDLDYTMASYSPDYQGSSGSFLTGSADSGECMACPSQAKSMAPYWSADIHKSDMYDSNDSSPAISLTMEPLLGQVSDNSPLRPWESSHYVSYKDRDGGYYYDHSPPLGIDHYFIGGEHSSEHHQESWGSRSLRQALGELENPLGISPSVNSLPQQVYRDAYLDTSQTSIIGKNVTGGYYDMMGSLRKTMPSHTRHNSHSVSINMETQGALFIGHRDSDSEEEEEDIFVERHTCNTWPSKHRHSSAGHQRRASHSCRQDTYADFHYTMPSTDIEDSWPEGHSMAFHSLPKPIDYLEPHQVKDNSACLGLSKHHAMVPSENCNTYIYLCHEGETQVPTSGECCHSHFVDPLTGLLVRNTGFCHNYSHTNYRDKVIDMPSNEEMINLSPAPGGPIVAKSTLKKSEDCGEQYVDLTTDELQFKEKREDVIKEITQKLPEPRKEAVTLTMTKATQATPPPDDNVHVMVAITDPQSELSHTSDSGVDRGGSNVSLADILDCSDDDEEEDITDDITDVTSGIFADESSELNASPAFKLLQKQVGTPDSMDSMDLPSVAGSCEGSSPASSHPSNSPKAMDSGYDTENNESPEFVPKEPHEPREQPLAKPTLDVSLEEDEVLEEHGPEAKAVPTEGEHLLGEDLALAASQTGDPILLPLSDKTPYRDSAYFSDYENEKQSRDEREELQMGKADEENVEKEPDIAEKKAAKRKSEEEEEQQDAVANKDIKLEMKQRLPNTTEFSSPPDAEEYLTEECCQDETLGLPPEPSDTEGALDEWPSQEESSSLGDWAAEVVGAMEEALGALNGDCATSVKVDKEEADDIKDSAQSSETAKEPAIKTSQNRLSGTSGEILHTLPKDEVALQHTANTRRFSSSSPPPPPTPPPPLPATEGRVSPADGEEADEEDGDTDDSDESDEELRTYNMQEQSGGEESEEECHPVPIVVSDNSEAHKLRSLLKMPTLLTAENLEEELEHKKKTVSFFDDVTVYLFDQESPTKELAEHGFPLGAEGQTSQSKPQERVNPSDDSSDGNISEESAGFEWEDDFPLLPLPTSSAASDSPPSCPITKTPDTKPAMQYSRFTVSPSNVSRFSITHISDSDMDSAGGSSEDGEKE; from the exons GAATTCAAGAATGTGGATGGGGATGAGTACCATGCAGACATGTCCACCTTGGCCTCTCCGGCCTCCCAGGGCAGCCCTGATGTGTACATCCTACCGCTCACTGAGGTGTCCCTGCCTGTCGCCAAGCAACCTGCTCGATCAG TCCAACTCCTGAAATCCACGGATCTCAGCCGCCACAGTCTTCTCTACCTGAAAGAGATCGGGAATGGCTGGTTCGGGAAG GTTCTTCTGGGGGAGGTGAACGTGGGCCTGAATACCACCCAAGTGGTGGTCAAGGAACTGAAAGCCAGTGCCAGTGTGCAGGACCAGATGCACTTCCTAGAAGAAGCACAGCCTTTCCG TGCCCTCCAGCATCCTGCTCTGCTGCAGTGTCTTGCCCAGTGCACCGAGGTCACTCCCTACTTGTTGGTGATGGAGTTTTGTCCTCTG GGGGATGTGAAGGGTTATCTCCGAAGCTGCAGAACCTCTGAAACCATGACCCCAGAGCCCCTGATTCTTCAAAGGATGGCCTGTGACATCGCCTCAGGGCTCCTGCACCTGCACAAACACAACTTCACACACAG TGACCTGGCTTTAAGGAACTGCTTGCTGACGGCTGATGTCTCAGTGAAGATCGGAGATTATGGTCTGGCCCACACAAAGTACAAG GATGATTATTATGTGACATCAGATCAGATGTATGTGCCCCTGCGCTGGATTGCTCCGGAGCTGGTGGACGAGGTGCATGGAAACGTGCTGGTGGCAGACCAGACCCAACAGAGCAACATCTG GTCTCTTGGTGTGACAATATGGGAGCTGTTTGAGCTGGGAAACCAGCCCTACAGACACTATTCTGACAGGCAGGTACTGACCTATGCTGTTAGGGAGCAGCAGCTGCGACTGCCCAAACCGCTGCTCAAAGTGCCCCTAGCTGAGCGCTG GTATGAGGTGATGCAGTTCTGCTGGCTCCAGCCTGATCAGAGACCCACAGCAGAGGAAGTTCACTTGCTGCTCAGCTACCTATGTGCCAAGGGGGCCAGTGAGGCCGAAGAGGACTTTGAGAAGCGTTGGAACTCCCTGCGTCCCAATACTGGATTCAGCAGTCAGCGTGGTACTTCAGCAATGTCACAGGACCACCCCTCATCAACCTCCTCATCTTTCCCACTCTTAGAACTTTTTTCAGCTGGTGATGGCTACCAatcagagtctggggatgacaTACTAACGGTCACTGAGACCAGCCATGGCCTAAACTTTGAGTACAAGTGGGAGCAAGCCACGGCAGACCAGTCATATAGAACCCCAGACACTTCTAGTACCTTGGGTCAGGTAAACCATCATTGTCAGGAAGCATTTTACCCACCTGGAGGCATTGTGGGAGGCTGCCCTATGGAAAGTCTGAGCCATGGAGCTTCTCCTTCATACTATCAACCAAAACATCTACACGCTCCAGGTGTACTTCCTGTCCTCAGTGCCCATAGCCCCTCAGTAAACAGTGAATACTACATTCGCATTGAGGAGCCAGTAGACTGTAACATTGATCTGGACTACACCATGGCCTCCTACAGCCCAGACTACCAGGGCAGCAGTGGGAGCTTCCTGACTGGAAGTGCAGACTCGGGTGAGTGCATGGCCTGCCCATCACAGGCTAAAAGCATGGCTCCTTATTGGTCAGCTGACATCCATAAATCTGACATGTATGACTCCAATGACTCAAGTCCTGCCATCTCCCTGACGATGGAACCCCTTTTAGGTCAAGTGTCGGATAACAGCCCCCTACGACCCTGGGAGTCTAGTCACTATGTGTCCTATAAAGATCGAGATGGGGGTTACTACTATGATCACTCACCACCTTTGGGAATAGATCACTATTTTATTGGAGGTGAGCACTCCAGTGAGCATCATCAGGAAAGCTGGGGGTCAAGAAGCCTGCGTCAGGCTTTGGGTGAGTTGGAAAACCCGCTAGGAATATCCCCATCTGTAAACAGTCTGCCTCAACAGGTTTACCGAGATGCATACTTGGACACAAGTCAGACATCCATCATAGGAAAGAATGTAACTGGAGGCTATTATGACATGATGGGTTCCCTGAGGAAGACTATGCCCAGCCACACAAGACACAACAGCCACTCTGTCAGTATCAACATGGAGACTCAGGGGGCCCTCTTCATTGGACACAGAGACAGTGATtcggaagaggaagaagaggacatATTTGTTGAGAGACACACTTGTAATACTTGGCCTTCAAAGCACCGCCACAGCAGTGCAGGTCACCAGAGACGGGCGAGCCATAGTTGCCGACAGGACACTTACGCTGACTTCCATTATACGATGCCAAGTACAGACATCGAGGATTCCTGGCCAGAAGGGCACAGCATGGCCTTCCACTCTCTACCCAAACCCATTGATTATCTTGAGCCACACCAGGTCAAAGATAACAGTGCCTGCCTCGGTTTGAGTAAACATCATGCTATGGTGCCCTCAGAAAACTGCAATACCTACATCTACCTGTGCCATGAAGGTGAGACTCAGGTGCCAACATCTGGAGAGTGTTGCCACTCACACTTTGTTGACCCACTCACTGGCTTGCTAGTTAGAAACACTGGCTTCTGCCACAACTACAGTCACACTAACTACAGAGATAAAGTCATTGACATGCCAAGCAATGAAGAGATGATCAATCTGTCACCAGCTCCAGGGGGTCCCATTGTGGCCAAATCTACTCTGAAAAAGTCTGAGGACTGTGGAGAACAGTATGTTGATCTTACAACCGATGAGCTCCAGTTTAAAGAGAAGAGGGAGGATGTAATCAAGGAAATCACACAAAAACTGCCAGAACCTAGAAAAGAAGCGGTGACTCTGACAATGACTAAAGCCACTCAAGCCACTCCACCTCCTGATGATAACGTGCATGTGATGGTGGCCATCACAGATCCACAGTCAGAATTGAGTCACACCAGTGACAGTGGTGTTGACCGTGGAGGCTCCAATGTCAGCCTCGCTGACATCCTTGACTGCAGTGAcgatgatgaagaagaagataTCACAGACGACATCACTGATGTTACCTCAGGCATCTTCGCTGATGAGTCCAGCGAGCTGAATGCTTCCCCTGCCTTCAAGTTGCTACAAAAGCAGGTGGGAACACCTGACTCCATGGATTCCATGGATCTGCCATCTGTAGCTGGCTCTTGTGAAGGCTCCAGCCCTGCATCCTCCCACCCCTCGAACTCACCTAAAGCTATGGACAGTGGCTATGACACAGAGAATAACGAGAGCCCCGAGTTTGTTCCCAAGGAACCTCATGAACCCCGTGAACAGCCTTTGGCAAAACCTACCCTTGATGTCAGTCTGGAGGAGGACGAGGTGCTGGAGGAGCATGGACCTGAAGCTAAAGCGGTGCCCACAGAGGGTGAGCATTTATTGGGTGAAGATTTGGCACTAGCAGCCTCACAGACAGGTGACCCCATTCTGTTACCATTGAGCGATAAGACTCCATACAGAGACTCTGCCTACTTTTCAGACTATGAGAATGAAAAGCAGAGTCGGGATGAGAGAGAAGAACTCCAAATGGGCAAAGCAGATgaagaaaatgttgaaaaagAACCAGACATTGCAGAAAAGAAGGCTGCAAAAAGGAaaagtgaagaagaggaagaacaacAGGATGCTGTGGCAAACAAGGACATAAAACTTGAAATGAAGCAAAGATTACCAAACACAACAGAATTCTCTTCTCCACCAGATGCTGAGGAGTACTTGACAGAGGAATGCTGCCAAGATGAGACATTAGGGCTTCCTCCAGAGCCTTCTGATACTGAGGGAGCACTGGATGAATGGCCATCACAGGAAGAGAGCTCATCTTTGGGAGACTGGGCAGCTGAGGTGGTTGGGGCCATGGAAGAAGCTCTCGGTGCCCTGAATGGAGATTGTGCCACCAGTGTGAAGGTAGATAAGGAGGAAGCAGATGACATAAAAGACTCTGCTCAAAGTTCAGAAACTGCAAAGGAGCCAGCAATCAAGACAAGTCAGAACAGGCTGTCAGGGACATCTGGTGAAATCCTACACACTTTACCCAAAGATGAGGTAGCCTTGCAGCACACGGCAAACACCAGAcggttttcttcttcctctccaccacctccacccaccCCTCCACCTCCACTCCCTGCAACAGAGGGCCGAGTATCTCCAGCCGACGGGGAAGAGGCCGATGAGGAGGACGGTGATACCGATGATAGTGACGAGTCAGACGAGGAACTGCGAACCTACAATATGCAGGAACAGAGCGGAGGGGAAGAGAGTGAGGAAGAGTGCCACCCAGTGCCTATTGTGGTGAGCGACAACAGTGAGGCCCACAAACTGCGCAGCCTGCTCAAGATGCCAACCTTGCTCACTGCAGAGAACCTGGAGGAGGAGCTTGAACACAAGAAGAAAACAGTGTCTTTTTTTGATGATGTTACCGTGTACCTCTTTGATCAG GAAAGCCCAACTAAAGAGCTGGCTGAGCACGGCTTCCCTTTAGGAGCAGAAGGTCAGACTTCACAAAGCAAACCCCAAGAGAGGGTTAATCCCTCAGATGACTCTTCAGATGGGAACATTTCAGAGGAGA GTGCAGGATTTGAGTGGGAAGATGACTTCCCCCTACTTCCTCTGCCAACATCCTCTGCTGCATCTGACTCCCCTCCATCCTGTCCCATCACCAAAACCCCAGACACTAAGCCAGCCATGCAGTACTCCCGCTTTACTGTCTCTCCCTCCAACGTGTCCCGGTTTTCCATCACTCATATCTCAGACTCTGATATGGACTCTGCAGGAG GAAGCAGTGAAGATGGAGAAAAAGAATAA
- the aatkb gene encoding serine/threonine-protein kinase LMTK1 isoform X3 yields the protein MLALLMMMMSSGFFIPGFALSSHFSSDGAPLSELSWSSSLAVVAISFSGLFTFVFLMLACLCCKKGKIGFKEFKNVDGDEYHADMSTLASPASQGSPDVYILPLTEVSLPVAKQPARSVQLLKSTDLSRHSLLYLKEIGNGWFGKVLLGEVNVGLNTTQVVVKELKASASVQDQMHFLEEAQPFRALQHPALLQCLAQCTEVTPYLLVMEFCPLGDVKGYLRSCRTSETMTPEPLILQRMACDIASGLLHLHKHNFTHSDLALRNCLLTADVSVKIGDYGLAHTKYKDDYYVTSDQMYVPLRWIAPELVDEVHGNVLVADQTQQSNIWSLGVTIWELFELGNQPYRHYSDRQVLTYAVREQQLRLPKPLLKVPLAERWYEVMQFCWLQPDQRPTAEEVHLLLSYLCAKGASEAEEDFEKRWNSLRPNTGFSSQRGTSAMSQDHPSSTSSSFPLLELFSAGDGYQSESGDDILTVTETSHGLNFEYKWEQATADQSYRTPDTSSTLGQVNHHCQEAFYPPGGIVGGCPMESLSHGASPSYYQPKHLHAPGVLPVLSAHSPSVNSEYYIRIEEPVDCNIDLDYTMASYSPDYQGSSGSFLTGSADSGECMACPSQAKSMAPYWSADIHKSDMYDSNDSSPAISLTMEPLLGQVSDNSPLRPWESSHYVSYKDRDGGYYYDHSPPLGIDHYFIGGEHSSEHHQESWGSRSLRQALGELENPLGISPSVNSLPQQVYRDAYLDTSQTSIIGKNVTGGYYDMMGSLRKTMPSHTRHNSHSVSINMETQGALFIGHRDSDSEEEEEDIFVERHTCNTWPSKHRHSSAGHQRRASHSCRQDTYADFHYTMPSTDIEDSWPEGHSMAFHSLPKPIDYLEPHQVKDNSACLGLSKHHAMVPSENCNTYIYLCHEGETQVPTSGECCHSHFVDPLTGLLVRNTGFCHNYSHTNYRDKVIDMPSNEEMINLSPAPGGPIVAKSTLKKSEDCGEQYVDLTTDELQFKEKREDVIKEITQKLPEPRKEAVTLTMTKATQATPPPDDNVHVMVAITDPQSELSHTSDSGVDRGGSNVSLADILDCSDDDEEEDITDDITDVTSGIFADESSELNASPAFKLLQKQVGTPDSMDSMDLPSVAGSCEGSSPASSHPSNSPKAMDSGYDTENNESPEFVPKEPHEPREQPLAKPTLDVSLEEDEVLEEHGPEAKAVPTEGEHLLGEDLALAASQTGDPILLPLSDKTPYRDSAYFSDYENEKQSRDEREELQMGKADDIKDSAQSSETAKEPAIKTSQNRLSGTSGEILHTLPKDEVALQHTANTRRFSSSSPPPPPTPPPPLPATEGRVSPADGEEADEEDGDTDDSDESDEELRTYNMQEQSGGEESEEECHPVPIVVSDNSEAHKLRSLLKMPTLLTAENLEEELEHKKKTVSFFDDVTVYLFDQESPTKELAEHGFPLGAEGQTSQSKPQERVNPSDDSSDGNISEESAGFEWEDDFPLLPLPTSSAASDSPPSCPITKTPDTKPAMQYSRFTVSPSNVSRFSITHISDSDMDSAGGSSEDGEKE from the exons GAATTCAAGAATGTGGATGGGGATGAGTACCATGCAGACATGTCCACCTTGGCCTCTCCGGCCTCCCAGGGCAGCCCTGATGTGTACATCCTACCGCTCACTGAGGTGTCCCTGCCTGTCGCCAAGCAACCTGCTCGATCAG TCCAACTCCTGAAATCCACGGATCTCAGCCGCCACAGTCTTCTCTACCTGAAAGAGATCGGGAATGGCTGGTTCGGGAAG GTTCTTCTGGGGGAGGTGAACGTGGGCCTGAATACCACCCAAGTGGTGGTCAAGGAACTGAAAGCCAGTGCCAGTGTGCAGGACCAGATGCACTTCCTAGAAGAAGCACAGCCTTTCCG TGCCCTCCAGCATCCTGCTCTGCTGCAGTGTCTTGCCCAGTGCACCGAGGTCACTCCCTACTTGTTGGTGATGGAGTTTTGTCCTCTG GGGGATGTGAAGGGTTATCTCCGAAGCTGCAGAACCTCTGAAACCATGACCCCAGAGCCCCTGATTCTTCAAAGGATGGCCTGTGACATCGCCTCAGGGCTCCTGCACCTGCACAAACACAACTTCACACACAG TGACCTGGCTTTAAGGAACTGCTTGCTGACGGCTGATGTCTCAGTGAAGATCGGAGATTATGGTCTGGCCCACACAAAGTACAAG GATGATTATTATGTGACATCAGATCAGATGTATGTGCCCCTGCGCTGGATTGCTCCGGAGCTGGTGGACGAGGTGCATGGAAACGTGCTGGTGGCAGACCAGACCCAACAGAGCAACATCTG GTCTCTTGGTGTGACAATATGGGAGCTGTTTGAGCTGGGAAACCAGCCCTACAGACACTATTCTGACAGGCAGGTACTGACCTATGCTGTTAGGGAGCAGCAGCTGCGACTGCCCAAACCGCTGCTCAAAGTGCCCCTAGCTGAGCGCTG GTATGAGGTGATGCAGTTCTGCTGGCTCCAGCCTGATCAGAGACCCACAGCAGAGGAAGTTCACTTGCTGCTCAGCTACCTATGTGCCAAGGGGGCCAGTGAGGCCGAAGAGGACTTTGAGAAGCGTTGGAACTCCCTGCGTCCCAATACTGGATTCAGCAGTCAGCGTGGTACTTCAGCAATGTCACAGGACCACCCCTCATCAACCTCCTCATCTTTCCCACTCTTAGAACTTTTTTCAGCTGGTGATGGCTACCAatcagagtctggggatgacaTACTAACGGTCACTGAGACCAGCCATGGCCTAAACTTTGAGTACAAGTGGGAGCAAGCCACGGCAGACCAGTCATATAGAACCCCAGACACTTCTAGTACCTTGGGTCAGGTAAACCATCATTGTCAGGAAGCATTTTACCCACCTGGAGGCATTGTGGGAGGCTGCCCTATGGAAAGTCTGAGCCATGGAGCTTCTCCTTCATACTATCAACCAAAACATCTACACGCTCCAGGTGTACTTCCTGTCCTCAGTGCCCATAGCCCCTCAGTAAACAGTGAATACTACATTCGCATTGAGGAGCCAGTAGACTGTAACATTGATCTGGACTACACCATGGCCTCCTACAGCCCAGACTACCAGGGCAGCAGTGGGAGCTTCCTGACTGGAAGTGCAGACTCGGGTGAGTGCATGGCCTGCCCATCACAGGCTAAAAGCATGGCTCCTTATTGGTCAGCTGACATCCATAAATCTGACATGTATGACTCCAATGACTCAAGTCCTGCCATCTCCCTGACGATGGAACCCCTTTTAGGTCAAGTGTCGGATAACAGCCCCCTACGACCCTGGGAGTCTAGTCACTATGTGTCCTATAAAGATCGAGATGGGGGTTACTACTATGATCACTCACCACCTTTGGGAATAGATCACTATTTTATTGGAGGTGAGCACTCCAGTGAGCATCATCAGGAAAGCTGGGGGTCAAGAAGCCTGCGTCAGGCTTTGGGTGAGTTGGAAAACCCGCTAGGAATATCCCCATCTGTAAACAGTCTGCCTCAACAGGTTTACCGAGATGCATACTTGGACACAAGTCAGACATCCATCATAGGAAAGAATGTAACTGGAGGCTATTATGACATGATGGGTTCCCTGAGGAAGACTATGCCCAGCCACACAAGACACAACAGCCACTCTGTCAGTATCAACATGGAGACTCAGGGGGCCCTCTTCATTGGACACAGAGACAGTGATtcggaagaggaagaagaggacatATTTGTTGAGAGACACACTTGTAATACTTGGCCTTCAAAGCACCGCCACAGCAGTGCAGGTCACCAGAGACGGGCGAGCCATAGTTGCCGACAGGACACTTACGCTGACTTCCATTATACGATGCCAAGTACAGACATCGAGGATTCCTGGCCAGAAGGGCACAGCATGGCCTTCCACTCTCTACCCAAACCCATTGATTATCTTGAGCCACACCAGGTCAAAGATAACAGTGCCTGCCTCGGTTTGAGTAAACATCATGCTATGGTGCCCTCAGAAAACTGCAATACCTACATCTACCTGTGCCATGAAGGTGAGACTCAGGTGCCAACATCTGGAGAGTGTTGCCACTCACACTTTGTTGACCCACTCACTGGCTTGCTAGTTAGAAACACTGGCTTCTGCCACAACTACAGTCACACTAACTACAGAGATAAAGTCATTGACATGCCAAGCAATGAAGAGATGATCAATCTGTCACCAGCTCCAGGGGGTCCCATTGTGGCCAAATCTACTCTGAAAAAGTCTGAGGACTGTGGAGAACAGTATGTTGATCTTACAACCGATGAGCTCCAGTTTAAAGAGAAGAGGGAGGATGTAATCAAGGAAATCACACAAAAACTGCCAGAACCTAGAAAAGAAGCGGTGACTCTGACAATGACTAAAGCCACTCAAGCCACTCCACCTCCTGATGATAACGTGCATGTGATGGTGGCCATCACAGATCCACAGTCAGAATTGAGTCACACCAGTGACAGTGGTGTTGACCGTGGAGGCTCCAATGTCAGCCTCGCTGACATCCTTGACTGCAGTGAcgatgatgaagaagaagataTCACAGACGACATCACTGATGTTACCTCAGGCATCTTCGCTGATGAGTCCAGCGAGCTGAATGCTTCCCCTGCCTTCAAGTTGCTACAAAAGCAGGTGGGAACACCTGACTCCATGGATTCCATGGATCTGCCATCTGTAGCTGGCTCTTGTGAAGGCTCCAGCCCTGCATCCTCCCACCCCTCGAACTCACCTAAAGCTATGGACAGTGGCTATGACACAGAGAATAACGAGAGCCCCGAGTTTGTTCCCAAGGAACCTCATGAACCCCGTGAACAGCCTTTGGCAAAACCTACCCTTGATGTCAGTCTGGAGGAGGACGAGGTGCTGGAGGAGCATGGACCTGAAGCTAAAGCGGTGCCCACAGAGGGTGAGCATTTATTGGGTGAAGATTTGGCACTAGCAGCCTCACAGACAGGTGACCCCATTCTGTTACCATTGAGCGATAAGACTCCATACAGAGACTCTGCCTACTTTTCAGACTATGAGAATGAAAAGCAGAGTCGGGATGAGAGAGAAGAACTCCAAATGGGCAAAGCAG ATGACATAAAAGACTCTGCTCAAAGTTCAGAAACTGCAAAGGAGCCAGCAATCAAGACAAGTCAGAACAGGCTGTCAGGGACATCTGGTGAAATCCTACACACTTTACCCAAAGATGAGGTAGCCTTGCAGCACACGGCAAACACCAGAcggttttcttcttcctctccaccacctccacccaccCCTCCACCTCCACTCCCTGCAACAGAGGGCCGAGTATCTCCAGCCGACGGGGAAGAGGCCGATGAGGAGGACGGTGATACCGATGATAGTGACGAGTCAGACGAGGAACTGCGAACCTACAATATGCAGGAACAGAGCGGAGGGGAAGAGAGTGAGGAAGAGTGCCACCCAGTGCCTATTGTGGTGAGCGACAACAGTGAGGCCCACAAACTGCGCAGCCTGCTCAAGATGCCAACCTTGCTCACTGCAGAGAACCTGGAGGAGGAGCTTGAACACAAGAAGAAAACAGTGTCTTTTTTTGATGATGTTACCGTGTACCTCTTTGATCAG GAAAGCCCAACTAAAGAGCTGGCTGAGCACGGCTTCCCTTTAGGAGCAGAAGGTCAGACTTCACAAAGCAAACCCCAAGAGAGGGTTAATCCCTCAGATGACTCTTCAGATGGGAACATTTCAGAGGAGA GTGCAGGATTTGAGTGGGAAGATGACTTCCCCCTACTTCCTCTGCCAACATCCTCTGCTGCATCTGACTCCCCTCCATCCTGTCCCATCACCAAAACCCCAGACACTAAGCCAGCCATGCAGTACTCCCGCTTTACTGTCTCTCCCTCCAACGTGTCCCGGTTTTCCATCACTCATATCTCAGACTCTGATATGGACTCTGCAGGAG GAAGCAGTGAAGATGGAGAAAAAGAATAA